A window of Streptomyces profundus genomic DNA:
GGGCGCCGATCGCCAGCCGCTTCATGGACGGCGCCGGCAAGCTGGCCGAGTTCGGCGCGACGCAGGCCAACGTCCGCACCGTCACCATCATCATGATCGTGCTGATGTCGGCGTCGCAGTTCTACACCCAGCGTCAGCTCATGACGAAGAACGTCGACCTCACGGTCAAGACGCCGTTCATGAACCAGCAGAAGATGTTGATGTACATCTTCCCGATCATGTTCGCCGTCTTCGGTGTCAACTTCCCGGTCGGCGTGCTGATCTACTGGCTGACCACCAACGTCTGGACGCTCGGCCAGCAGATGTATGTGATCACGCGTAACCCCACTCCGGGCAGCGTGGCGTACAAGCAGCGTCAGGAGCGGCTCCGCAAGAAGGGCAAGCTGGAGGAGGAGGCCCCCCCGGCCAACCTCAAGAAGACCGGTGAGGCCACCAAGCCCGGCCGTGTCCAGCCCAAGCGGCAGAGCAAGTCCCAGCGCCAGTCCGGCGGGCAGCAGCCCACTTCCCCGAACCGGGAGAAGCCCGCTACGCCGAGCCTGGAGAAGCCCGGGCAGAACGGCAACGCGTCGCAGAACGGCAACGCGTCGTCCTCGGGCGGTGCTCAGTCCTCCGGTAAGGCTCAGCCGCAGAAGAAGCAGCGGGGACAGCAGGCCAAGAAGTCCTCGTCGGGCAAGCCCAAGCCGTCCGCCAAAAGCAAGAAGTAAGAAGGAGCCTCACCCGTGACGGACACCACCTCAACCGCCGCTCCCGAGGAGACCGACGACCTGACCCGCCTGGAGCAGGAGGGTGAGATCGCGGCCGACTACCTGGAGGGGCTGCTCGATATCGCCGATCTGGACGGCGATATCGACATGGACGTGGAGGGTGACCGGGCGGCCGTGTCGATCATCTCCGACGCTCCCTCGCGCGACCTCCAGAAGCTGGTGGGGCGCGAGGGCGAGGTGCTGGAGGCGATCCAGGAGCTGACCCGGCTCGCGGTGCACCGGGAGACGGGCGAGCGCAGCCGGCTGATGCTGGACATCTCCGGGTTCCGCGCTCGCAAGCGGGAGAAGCTCACCACCCTGGGCGCCGAGACCGCCCAGCAGGTGAAGGAGTCCGGCGAGCCGGTGAAGCTTCAGCCGATGACGCCCTTCGAGCGCAAGGTCGTGCACGACGCGGTGGCGGCGGCGGGCCTGCGCAGCGAATCCGAGGGTGAGGAGCCGCAGCGGCGCGTGGTCGTCCTGCCGTGAGCCAGGACACCACGCCGGTATCGGCGTTGCCCGAGCCGCCTGAGGCGGCTCACAAGGTGTTCGGCGAGCGCTTGGCGGACGCGGTGCGATACGCGGAGCTGCTCGCCGATGTGGGGGTCAGGCGTGGGCTGATCGGCCCCCGTGAGGTCCCCCGGCTCTGGGAGCGCCATCTGCTGAACTGCGCCGTCCTCTCCGAGGTGGTGCCCGAGGACGTCACGGTCTGCGATGTGGGCTCGGGCGCCGGGCTGCCGGGGATTCCCCTCGCCCTGGTGCGACCGGATCTGCGGATCACCCTGCTCGAACCGCTGCTGCGGCGCACCAACTTTCTGCATGAGGTCGCCGAGCTGCTGGGCCTGGAGCAGATGACCATTGTCCGAGGCAGGGCGGAGGAGGTCCTCTCCACCTTCACTCCGGTGCATGTGGTCACCGCTCGGGCGGTGGCCCCGTTGGACCGGCTGGCGGGCTGGGGCGTTCCCCTGCTGCGTCCCTATGGGGAGATGCTGGCCATCAAGGGGGAGACCGCGGAGCAGGAGCTGAAGGCGTCCCGTGGCGCGCTGGCCAAGTTGGGTGTGGTGCGCACCTCCATGCTCCAGGCTGGCGCCGGAGTCGTGGATCCGCCGTCCACGGTGGTCCGCGTGGAGGTCGGTGAGAGCCCGGGTGGTGTGCGCTTCGCCGCCAAGCGGGCCAAGGCCGCCCGGCGAGGAACGGGGCGGCGACAGCGGCGCTGAGGCCGTCTCAGCGCCATGAAACGTGGAGCCCGCCCCTCAGGGGCGGGCTCCGTTCGTCCGAAGCGACGGTAAACGGATCCAATATCCCCCAGGCGGAGTGTCCTGCCCCGCGGTGAGGGCTGCCGTGGGCATCGTGTTTCACGTGAAACGCCGCTCGCTGCTCCAGGGAATCATCAGCCGCGGGCGCGCGACCGCCGAGCCGCGCGTCCGTCGTCCTCGATCTTCACCCCAAAGTGGGTCGCCGGTATCCACAGATGGCCCGTCATCCACAGCTAGCTGGTCCTCGCTGGTTCATGACCCCAAGAACATGGCAGTCTTTGACTCCAAAGAGGCTGTGCGTGTCGAGGAGAGTGAACCATTGCGGTCCGACGCCAACACTGCTGGGCCGACGGCCGATCCGGTCCCGGGGCCCCGCTCCCAGACGGCTGACGGTCCCGGAGGTGCCGTTGACATGGGGACCAGCGCGCCGCCGCCGGCCGAGGGAGCCCCAGTAGCCCGCGCGGCGCAGCAGGCCATCGCCGCTATGCACCGCACCAGCGGAGCTCTTCCCAGGCCGGCTCAAACGCGCATCATGGTCGTTGCCAATCAGAAGGGCGGCGTTGGTAAGACCACCACCACGGTCAATCTCGCCGCATCGCTCGCGCTCCATGGGGCGCGGGTGCTGGTCATCGATCTCGACCCCCAGGGCAACGCGTCCACGGCGCTGGGTATCGACCATCACGCCGAGGTTCCCTCGATCTACGACGTGCTGGTGGAGAGCAAGCCACTGTCCGATGTGGTCCAGCCGGTTCGAGACGTGGAGGGGCTCTTCTGCGCCCCCGCCACCATCGACCTCGCGGGCGCCGAGATCGAGTTGGTGTCGTTGGTCGCCAGGGAGAGCAGGCTGCAACGGGCCATCAGCGCCTATGAGCAGCCGCTCGACTATGTGCTGATCGACTGCCCCCCGTCGCTGGGCCTGCTCACGGTCAACGCCCTGGTGGCGGGCGCCGAGGTGGTCATTCCGATCCAGTGCGAGTACTACGCGCTGGAGGGACTGGGGCAGTTGCTCCGCAACGTCGAGTTGGTGCGTGGCCATCTGAACCCCCAGCTCCATGTCTCCACCATCTTGCTGACGATGTACGACGGGCGCACTCGGCTTGCCTCGCAGGTGGCCGAGGAGGTGCGAGGGCACTTCGGGACCGAGGTGCTCCGCACCAACATCCCGCGGTCCGTTCGGATCTCGGAGGCACCCAGCTATGGACAGACCGTTCTCACCTATGACCCGGGCTCCAGTGGTTCGCTGTCCTACCTGGAGGCAGCCCGGGAGATCGCGCTTCGTGGCGCGATCCCGCAGCAGGAACAGCACAACCCGGTGGAGGGGGCTCAGTGAGTGAGCGACGTAGAGGGCTGGGCCGAGGGCTGGGCGCACTGATCCCGGCAGCGCCCAAGAGCTCCGAGGACACGGCGAACGGAGCGGGCCAGTCCCCCTCGGTCTCGCCCAGCGCGGTACCCCTGTTGACGGCCGATCGAGGCATCGCCGTTCCCCCGTCGGCCGGCGCGCAGCAGCCCCGCGAGGGTGAGCGGCCGGCATCCGGGTCCTCCCCGAAGGAGGACCCCCCGCCCGCCCAGGAGGTGGCGGGAGCGCATTTCGCGGAGCTGCCGCTGAGCGAGATCACGCCCAATCCCCGGCAGCCGCGTGAGGTCTTTGACGAGGACGCGCTCACGGAGTTGGTCACCTCCATCAAGGAGGTGGGTCTGCTTCAGCCGGTGGTGGTGCGCCAGCTGGGGCCCGACCGCTACGAGCTGATCATGGGAGAGCGCCGCTGGCGCGCCTGTGGGCTGGCGGGGCTGGAGACCATCCCCGCCATCGTGCGTGCCACCGAAGACGACAAGATGTTGTTGGACGCGCTGCTGGAGAACCTGCATCGGGCTCAGCTGAACCCGCTGGAGGAGGCCGCCGCCTACGACCAGCTGTTGCGTGACTTCAAGTGCACCCATGACGAGTTGGCCGATCGCATCGGTCGTTCGCGCCCTCAGGTCTCCAACACATTGCGGCTGCTCCGGCTCTCTCCCGCGGTCCAGCGCCGAGTGGCGGCTGGCGTTCTCTCCGCCGGCCATGCTCGGGCGCTGCTCTCGGTGGAGGACCCGGAGGAGCAGAGCAAGTTGGCTCACCGCATCGTCGCCGAAGGACTGTCGGTGCGGGCGGTGGAGGAGATCGTCACACTCCAGGGATCATCCACCAGTAAGAAGGGGGCGCGGGCCAAGGGCCCCAGGGCGGGCGCACGGATCGCGCCGGCTCTGGACACGCTGGCGACCCGCCTCTCCGATCGCTTCGAGACCCGGGTGAAGGTCGACCTCGGCCAGAAGAAGGGGAAGATCGTCGTCGAGTTCGCCTCGATAGACGATCTGGAGCGGATTCTGGGGCAGCTGGCTCCCGGCGAAGGTCCTGTCCTGGAGCAGCAGGCCGCACCGGAGGAGCCAGCCACGACGACGGCCGCCGAGTCCACGGACGACTGAGCGGAGTCCTCAGACAGACGGAGGGCCGCTGGCGTTTCACGTGAAACGCCAGCGGCCCTCCGTCTGGTGTTGTGGGTCAGCCGATGAACTCGCTGAGGTCCCGCTCAATGGCGGCCTTCGGCTTGGCACCGACGATGGTCTTCACGACGTCGCCGCCCTGGTAGACGTTCATGGTCGGGATCGAGAGGATGCCGTACTTGGCGGCCGTCGCCGGGTTCTCGTCGATGTTGAGCTTGACGATGGTGATCTTCTCGGTGTTCTCGGCGGCAATCGCCTCCAGCACCGGAGCGATCTGGCGGCACGGGGGGCACCACTCCGCCCAGAAGTCGACCAGAACGGGCTTGTCGCTCTGGAGGACCTTCTCCTCGAAGTCGGCGTCGGTGGCGGTCACGGTGGCACCAGCCATGGTGCTTCTCCTTTGAACGGGGTAGGGCAGACCTTGCGGTCGACGGGGAGCGGAAGCGGTCAGACCTTGGCTTCCGAGGTGACGGATGCGGCATCGGCCAAGGCCGCGAGATACCTCTCGGCATCCAGGGCCGCGGAACAGCCGGTGCCTGCCGCGGTGATCGCCTGCCGGTAGGTGTGGTCGACCACATCACCAGCGGCGAAGACTCCGGGCACATTGGTGCGCGTGCTGGGGGCGTCCACAGAAATGTAGCCCTCCTCGTCCAAGTCCAGCACGCCCTTGAACAGTTCGACGCGCGGGTCGTGACCGATGGCCACAAACAGCCCGGTCAACGGAAGCTCGGACTTCTCGTCGGACTTGGTGTTGCGCACGACGAGCCCGGAGAGCTTGCCATCCGTACCCTGGATCTCCGCGATCTCGCTGTCCCAGAGGAACTTGATCTTCGGGTCGGCGAAGGCCCGCTCCTGCATGGCCTTGGAGGCGCGCAAGGTGTCCCGTCGGTGAATGACGGTGACGGACCGCGCGAACCGGCTGAGGAAGGTGGCCTCCTCCATGGCGGTGTCCCCGCCGCCGATCACGGCGATGTCCTGCTCACGGAAGAAGAAGCCGTCACAGGTGGCGCAGTACGAGACGCCCCGCCCGGACAGCTCGTCCTCCTGGGGCAGCCCGAGCTTCCGGTGCTGGGAGCCGGTGGTGACGATGATGGCCCTGGCGCTGTGGACGGTTCCGGCGGTGTCCGTGACGGTCTTGATCTCGCCGCTCACATCCACGGCGACGATGTCGTCCGGGATCAGCTCGGCGCCGAAGCGCTCCGCCTGGGCGCGCATGTTGTCCATCAGGTCGGGACCCATGATCCCTTCCTGGAAACCAGGGAAGTTCTCGACCTCGGTCGTGTTCATCAGGGCGCCGCCCGCAGTGACCGCCCCTTCGAAAACAAGCGGGTTGAGCGAGGCGCGTGCGGTGTAGAGCGCGGCGGTATAGCCCGCAGGTCCGGAGCCGATGATGATCACGTTGCGGACGTCGCTCACGGGAATCTTCCTTGTCTGGCGGTCTCTCACCCGGGGCCCTGGCCGGGCCCTCAGTGCCTTAACGGTTCCCAGGGTCCCAGACATTCCCGGCCCCATGCTGCGCCCGGGGCCCTTCGTTTGGATCAGGAGCCGCCGTCCGGGTGTCTCGTCCGCGGGGAAGTCCTACTCGCGGACGTAGCTCTCCTCAAGCAGGATCTCTCCCGTGACCGGTGGAGTGGCGGAGACGCAGGCGGCATCCACCACATAGGCGGTCACCAACTCGGGGTCCTCGGTGTGCGGGAGCACCACAAGATAGGCGTTGACGCCGTTGTAGTCCTCCTCGTTGACGGCGAGCGGCTCCTCGGAGCGGCCGATGGCCTCGTCCACACAGGTGGGCACCGTGGAAAGGGGCCGGAAACTCTCCGGCGACGCTCCCTCGGTCACGCTCTCCGTCGGTTCCTGGCTGGGCTCGCTGGGCGGCGGCGGAGGGGCAGGCTCGTTGTCCTGCTCGGTGGACTCCTCCTCCGGGGCGCTTGCCTCGGCGCTGGGGGCGTCGGCCGTGGGGGAGTCGGCGAGCAGCTCCCGGACCTGTCCCTCCAGCGACTCGACCGGCAACTCGGGGAAGTCGTCCCGCGCCTCCGGCGCTCCACCGGCATCCGCGGCGGAGCTTCCTCCGTCCGCACCGCCACCGGTGGATCCCAGCACCTGGATCAGCGCGCTGCCCATCCCGACCGCCAACACCGCCCCCGCAGCGGCGAGCGCCATCTTGTGGGAGACCAGGCGGCGCGGTCGAGGTGTTTCACGTGAAACCGAGACCGTGAGCGAGGGGGCGGGGACGGGAGTGGGCTCGTTCGCGAGAGCGGCATCGATCCGCAGCGCGATGTCCTCCGGCATGGGACCCGGGTCGGTGTCGTCCCGGAGCGCGGCACGAAGCTCGACAAGATCGGCCAGCACCTCGGCGCAACGATCGCAGCCGGCGAGATGCGCGCGCAGCTCGGCCGCTTCGGGCGCCGGCAGGAGGTCCTCATCCAGCGCGGCAATCTCGGCAGGCTCCGGATGTGTCTCAGTCATGCGTGCCCACCTCCTCGTCGGTGGCGCTGGATGCTCCCCTGTCTCTGGGAGGTGGGACGGATGGACGTGGCGTCTGGTTCCTTGGCGCCTCTCGCTCCGACGCCTTGGGGTGGAGATGCCGGAGAAGGGGCAACAACCGAGCCCTTCCCCGGGCACATCGGCTCTTGATCGTGCCCACCGGCGTCTCCAGAATGCGAGCGGCCTCAGCCACGGGATACCCCTGCATGTCGACGAGGACCAGGGCGGCGCGTTGTTCTACCGGCAGTTCGGCGAGCGCCATGTTCAATTGCCTGCGCAGGTCCTGACGTTCGGCGGGAGCCTCAGCGGACTCATGAGGTTCGAGGAGGTCTTCCAGCCGCTCGGGCTCGGGCATGGGCGAGGTGCGCCGGCTCTGCGCGCGGCGGACTCGATCCAGGCAGGCGTTGACCGTGATGCGGTGCAGCCAGGTGGTGACGGCTGACTGGCCCCGGAAGGTGTGAGCCGCTCGGTATGCCGAGACAAAGGCGTCCTGCAGAGCATCGGCGGCTTCCTCGCGATCTCCGAGCGTGCGCATGGCCACCCGCCAGAGCCGGTCCCGGTGGCGGCGCACCAACTCGGAGAATGCGTCCTGGTCGCCGGCGACGTGCCGCTCCAGTAGCTCCTTGTCGGTGCCCACGACGGGTTGGCTCGGCGCCTGATTGCCCACGGCGGAACCTCCCCTCTCCCCCTGACCGGCCGTACCAGTGTGCTGGTGCGCTGGCTGGTTACTCGTTGATGACGATGCTGGTGATGCGGCCACGGTAGTTGCCGTCCGCCCCCTGTGGCAGTTCGGTGAGCCACACCAGGACGAACCGCGTCTCGACCGGTTCCTCGGCCTGAAGGGCGAGGGCGTCTCCCACACCACTGTCCAGGGTCGTGAAGGCGTCGGGGTCGGTGGGTGCCGTGGTGGCGTCGGGGGCGGCGGCCCGGAACTCCACATGGGTCTCGCCGAGGGTCTCCACCTGCAAGGAGTTGACCAGCTGTGGCTCGCCCAGATCGAGGATCAGCCCGAGCCCCGACTTGTAGCCGCCGAAGGATGGCCCGTAGTAGTTCTTGGTGTGCCAGAAGCTCTCCGGATCACCGTCGATCGCCCGGGGAGCGGCGTCCGGGTTCTGTCCGGGGCCGTAGGGGTCGAACTCGGTGACGGTGTCGATCTCGACGGCGGCCGGGGGCTCCGGAGGCTCCTCCTCGCCCTGGGAAGTGGCCGGGGGCGCCGCCTCCGGTGGGTTGTCTCCCTTGAGCAGGGCATCCGCCAGCTGCCAGCTGCCCAACCCGAGGGCGGCGATCAGCAGCGCTGAGACGCCCAACTTGAGCGCCGTGCCCATCCGGCCCGGCAGCGCCGGCGGCGCCGGGCGGCTGGGGGCAGGCACGCGGGCCATCCCGGTGGGCTGCTGGCCGCCGGCGTGGCCGACGCGTGGGTAGGGCGCTGCCTGGTGGAAGCGAGCGAGCCCGTTGGGGGTCGGCTCCGGCGGCCGGATGCGCGGCAGCGTGCCCAGGGCCTGGCTGAGTTCTTCCGGGGTGGTGAAGGCCGGCTTCTCACTGGCTGCCGTCGCCCCGTCGTTGACGAGGGCCCGCATGGCCAGCTCGGAGAGCCCACGATGCACTCCCGCCCTGAGCTGGTCCGGAGCCACCAGGGGCTCCTTGGCTCCCTTGCTGAACTCGGCGATGCCGCTGAGGCCGTAGACGCCCTCCGGATAGGGCCAGCGCTGGGTGAGAGCGCAGTAGAGCAGCGCGCCGATGGACTCGGTGTCGCTGCGCTCCGGAGCGTCCGACTCGATGCCGCGCAGCGCGGCGTCGACCGCGAGCCCTCGCACGCGGAACTGACCGGGACCGGTGCGCAGCACGGTGGCCGGGTTCAACCGCAGATGGACGAGGTTCTCCCTGTGGGCGGCGGCCATGGCCTCGGAGATCTGGGCGGCCAGCGCATGCGCCTCGTGGGGATCGAGCGGCGCCGTGTGCAGCAGGGTGTGCAGCGGCACCGCGTCGGGCAGCCACTCATGGATCACATAGACCATGCCCTTTTCCTCGACCGCGTCGAGGACCTGGACGAATCTCGGATCGCCGAGCAGCGCGGTGGCGCGGGCCGCGGAGAGCACGGTGGCTGCCCGCTCGTGGTCGGCCGGGAGCACATGGACACCCACCGCGCGGCGCAGCTTCTCATCGACGGCACGCCAGCTGCTGAATCCGTCCAGTCGGGTGATGCACTCTTCCAACCGGTAGCGGTTGGCAAGTCTGTGGCCACTGTGCAGCTCAGCCGAGCGGGGTGCGGGCGAGGGCCGCT
This region includes:
- the trxB gene encoding thioredoxin-disulfide reductase — encoded protein: MSDVRNVIIIGSGPAGYTAALYTARASLNPLVFEGAVTAGGALMNTTEVENFPGFQEGIMGPDLMDNMRAQAERFGAELIPDDIVAVDVSGEIKTVTDTAGTVHSARAIIVTTGSQHRKLGLPQEDELSGRGVSYCATCDGFFFREQDIAVIGGGDTAMEEATFLSRFARSVTVIHRRDTLRASKAMQERAFADPKIKFLWDSEIAEIQGTDGKLSGLVVRNTKSDEKSELPLTGLFVAIGHDPRVELFKGVLDLDEEGYISVDAPSTRTNVPGVFAAGDVVDHTYRQAITAAGTGCSAALDAERYLAALADAASVTSEAKV
- the rsmG gene encoding 16S rRNA (guanine(527)-N(7))-methyltransferase RsmG produces the protein MSQDTTPVSALPEPPEAAHKVFGERLADAVRYAELLADVGVRRGLIGPREVPRLWERHLLNCAVLSEVVPEDVTVCDVGSGAGLPGIPLALVRPDLRITLLEPLLRRTNFLHEVAELLGLEQMTIVRGRAEEVLSTFTPVHVVTARAVAPLDRLAGWGVPLLRPYGEMLAIKGETAEQELKASRGALAKLGVVRTSMLQAGAGVVDPPSTVVRVEVGESPGGVRFAAKRAKAARRGTGRRQRR
- a CDS encoding ParA family protein, producing MAVFDSKEAVRVEESEPLRSDANTAGPTADPVPGPRSQTADGPGGAVDMGTSAPPPAEGAPVARAAQQAIAAMHRTSGALPRPAQTRIMVVANQKGGVGKTTTTVNLAASLALHGARVLVIDLDPQGNASTALGIDHHAEVPSIYDVLVESKPLSDVVQPVRDVEGLFCAPATIDLAGAEIELVSLVARESRLQRAISAYEQPLDYVLIDCPPSLGLLTVNALVAGAEVVIPIQCEYYALEGLGQLLRNVELVRGHLNPQLHVSTILLTMYDGRTRLASQVAEEVRGHFGTEVLRTNIPRSVRISEAPSYGQTVLTYDPGSSGSLSYLEAAREIALRGAIPQQEQHNPVEGAQ
- the yidC gene encoding membrane protein insertase YidC, coding for MNSILSPLYIAVSWIVVQFHSLYSLVFDEDSGWAWGLSIFSLVVVIRVALIPLFVKQIKATRNMQAIQPRMKKIQERYKNDRQRQSEEMMKLYRETGTNPLASCLPILAQSPFFIALFQVLNHIASNKTVGVLNAEQVTSAREATIFGAPIASRFMDGAGKLAEFGATQANVRTVTIIMIVLMSASQFYTQRQLMTKNVDLTVKTPFMNQQKMLMYIFPIMFAVFGVNFPVGVLIYWLTTNVWTLGQQMYVITRNPTPGSVAYKQRQERLRKKGKLEEEAPPANLKKTGEATKPGRVQPKRQSKSQRQSGGQQPTSPNREKPATPSLEKPGQNGNASQNGNASSSGGAQSSGKAQPQKKQRGQQAKKSSSGKPKPSAKSKK
- a CDS encoding protein jag, whose translation is MTDTTSTAAPEETDDLTRLEQEGEIAADYLEGLLDIADLDGDIDMDVEGDRAAVSIISDAPSRDLQKLVGREGEVLEAIQELTRLAVHRETGERSRLMLDISGFRARKREKLTTLGAETAQQVKESGEPVKLQPMTPFERKVVHDAVAAAGLRSESEGEEPQRRVVVLP
- a CDS encoding ParB/RepB/Spo0J family partition protein, with the translated sequence MSERRRGLGRGLGALIPAAPKSSEDTANGAGQSPSVSPSAVPLLTADRGIAVPPSAGAQQPREGERPASGSSPKEDPPPAQEVAGAHFAELPLSEITPNPRQPREVFDEDALTELVTSIKEVGLLQPVVVRQLGPDRYELIMGERRWRACGLAGLETIPAIVRATEDDKMLLDALLENLHRAQLNPLEEAAAYDQLLRDFKCTHDELADRIGRSRPQVSNTLRLLRLSPAVQRRVAAGVLSAGHARALLSVEDPEEQSKLAHRIVAEGLSVRAVEEIVTLQGSSTSKKGARAKGPRAGARIAPALDTLATRLSDRFETRVKVDLGQKKGKIVVEFASIDDLERILGQLAPGEGPVLEQQAAPEEPATTTAAESTDD
- a CDS encoding protein kinase family protein; this encodes MARNGEAEATVAERSTASPPQDPASARKAAGGRHSEESASTGSTGAETTDNEAEGPETTDGGERPSPAPRSAELHSGHRLANRYRLEECITRLDGFSSWRAVDEKLRRAVGVHVLPADHERAATVLSAARATALLGDPRFVQVLDAVEEKGMVYVIHEWLPDAVPLHTLLHTAPLDPHEAHALAAQISEAMAAAHRENLVHLRLNPATVLRTGPGQFRVRGLAVDAALRGIESDAPERSDTESIGALLYCALTQRWPYPEGVYGLSGIAEFSKGAKEPLVAPDQLRAGVHRGLSELAMRALVNDGATAASEKPAFTTPEELSQALGTLPRIRPPEPTPNGLARFHQAAPYPRVGHAGGQQPTGMARVPAPSRPAPPALPGRMGTALKLGVSALLIAALGLGSWQLADALLKGDNPPEAAPPATSQGEEEPPEPPAAVEIDTVTEFDPYGPGQNPDAAPRAIDGDPESFWHTKNYYGPSFGGYKSGLGLILDLGEPQLVNSLQVETLGETHVEFRAAAPDATTAPTDPDAFTTLDSGVGDALALQAEEPVETRFVLVWLTELPQGADGNYRGRITSIVINE
- the sigM gene encoding RNA polymerase sigma factor SigM, with protein sequence MGNQAPSQPVVGTDKELLERHVAGDQDAFSELVRRHRDRLWRVAMRTLGDREEAADALQDAFVSAYRAAHTFRGQSAVTTWLHRITVNACLDRVRRAQSRRTSPMPEPERLEDLLEPHESAEAPAERQDLRRQLNMALAELPVEQRAALVLVDMQGYPVAEAARILETPVGTIKSRCARGRARLLPLLRHLHPKASEREAPRNQTPRPSVPPPRDRGASSATDEEVGTHD
- a CDS encoding anti-sigma factor family protein — encoded protein: MTETHPEPAEIAALDEDLLPAPEAAELRAHLAGCDRCAEVLADLVELRAALRDDTDPGPMPEDIALRIDAALANEPTPVPAPSLTVSVSRETPRPRRLVSHKMALAAAGAVLAVGMGSALIQVLGSTGGGADGGSSAADAGGAPEARDDFPELPVESLEGQVRELLADSPTADAPSAEASAPEEESTEQDNEPAPPPPPSEPSQEPTESVTEGASPESFRPLSTVPTCVDEAIGRSEEPLAVNEEDYNGVNAYLVVLPHTEDPELVTAYVVDAACVSATPPVTGEILLEESYVRE
- the trxA gene encoding thioredoxin, encoding MAGATVTATDADFEEKVLQSDKPVLVDFWAEWCPPCRQIAPVLEAIAAENTEKITIVKLNIDENPATAAKYGILSIPTMNVYQGGDVVKTIVGAKPKAAIERDLSEFIG